A window from Herpetosiphonaceae bacterium encodes these proteins:
- a CDS encoding UbiX family flavin prenyltransferase yields the protein MTNARRYPVIVGVSGASGALLASRAIERLLALQQPIELVSTPSSRIVWKQETGTSWADAVRRWQETGLVAEHHPNNQAATIASGSYPVQGMLIIPCSMGTVAALAAGFATNLLLRAADVTQKESRRLVIVPRETPLSVVHLQNLLALAQRGIRIVPPMPNFYQRPTTVDEVVDFVAARALVALGVADELDQSQQWAGIELD from the coding sequence ATGACGAACGCTAGACGCTATCCGGTGATCGTGGGCGTGAGCGGCGCAAGCGGGGCGCTGCTGGCGAGCCGCGCGATCGAGCGCCTGCTGGCGCTCCAGCAGCCGATCGAGTTGGTGAGCACGCCGTCGTCGCGGATCGTGTGGAAGCAGGAGACTGGCACAAGCTGGGCCGACGCCGTGCGGCGCTGGCAGGAGACGGGCCTTGTCGCCGAGCATCATCCCAACAACCAGGCCGCGACGATCGCCAGCGGCTCGTATCCCGTGCAGGGCATGCTGATCATCCCCTGCTCGATGGGCACCGTCGCGGCGCTGGCGGCGGGCTTTGCGACGAATCTGCTGCTGCGTGCCGCCGATGTCACTCAGAAGGAGAGTCGGCGGCTGGTGATCGTTCCCCGCGAGACGCCGCTCTCGGTGGTCCATCTGCAAAATCTGCTGGCTCTGGCGCAGCGCGGCATTCGCATCGTGCCGCCGATGCCGAACTTCTACCAGCGCCCGACGACTGTCGACGAGGTTGTGGATTTCGTCGCGGCGCGGGCGCTCGTCGCGCTG